From one Malus sylvestris chromosome 1, drMalSylv7.2, whole genome shotgun sequence genomic stretch:
- the LOC126582587 gene encoding receptor-like protein EIX1 — MDITMIVVLLLIRALAIATISISFGSCNENLGWTSLCKENEKQSLLMFKQDLKDLQIGFLRGYLLEDSDCCTWTGVICDDLTGHIRKLHLGNSNPSLNFNSSLGGKVSHSLLNLKHLNYLDLSNNDFQEAQVPKFFGSLRSLRYLNLSKAGFAGIIPHQLGNLSSLRYLSLSDYMLKVDNLQWISGLSHLEHLDMNSVDLSKASDWLQVTNMLPSLKELHMFDYRLDHIPPLPSINFTSLAILDLSANMFASSIPKWVFSLENLVSLSLGNCGFRGPIPNYPQNISSLREIDFSLNNLSLPIPKWLFNHKDLASLNLGYNSLEGPIPHGILNMTGLKVLNLESNLFNCTIPEWLYSFSNLESLFLSNNHLQGEISSSVGKLTSIVSLRLDNNQLEGKIPKSLEKLCKLMDLDLSMNNFTVGKVSEIIDSLSGVCASAKMKSLSLSYCNLSGHLTEKIGDFKNLSNLDLSGNSISGPVPVSLGNFSFLVNLDISDNQFNGTLPEIIGQLEFLTNLDVSYNSLEGVVSEVHFTRLTRLLEFNAKGNSFILNTSKKWLPPFQLHQLYLDSWHLGPELPNWLRSQTQVWSLSLSNTGISGAIPTWFWNLSSQLLYLNISHNQLCGEVQDMVVGPSLVIDMGSNRFNGSLPLVPSTVYMLDLSNSSFSGSVSRFFCDSVDEPKELYLLNLGKNLLTGKIPDCWMNWQKLAVLNLESNNLTGYIPSSIGYLFNLKSLQLLNNQLSGELPLSLQNCTELSVVDLGGNKFIGSLPMWIGKSLSNLMLLNFRSNKLHGDIPHELCNLINLQILDLADNNLSGTIPRCFHNFSAMATLSNSNSPNILLFDIFSYGRYLVEAILVTKGRKVEYREILGLVTSMDLSNNIISGEIPEELTSLLHLRTLNLSKNLLTGGIPSKVGNLRRIESLDFSMNQLDGEIPQSMRSLTFLSHLNLSDNNLMGQIPESTQLQSLDPSSFIGNELCGAPLDDCSATRVIPAAVEKDREYNLLEDKWFYVSLGLGFMFGFWTLLGLLLVDTPLSNVILRFLNSIVGKIYGVIVV, encoded by the exons ATGGACATAACCATGATAGTTGTTTTACTTCTAATCAGGGCTCTAGCTATTGCAACCATTTCAATTAGTTTTGGTTCCTGCAATGAAAATCTGGGCTGGACTTCGCTTTGCAAAGAAAACGAAAAGCAATCCCTTTTGATGTTCAAGCAAGATCTCAAGGACCTGCAAATCGGCTTTCTTCGTGG TTATCTTTTAGAAGATTCCGACTGTTGTACTTGGACCGGAGTTATCTGCGATGACTTAACTGGTCACATCCGCAAGCTTCATCTTGGTAATTCCAACCCTTCATTGAATTTCAACTCTTCCTTGGGTGGCAAGGTAAGTCATTCTTTGCTCAATTTAAAGCATCTCAACTACTTGGACTTAAGCAACAATGATTTTCAAGAAGCACAGGTTCCAAAGTTCTTTGGTTCTCTTAGAAGTTTAAGATATCTTAACCTCTCAAAAGCAGGATTCGCAGGAATAATTCCTCATCAGTTGGGAAATCTCTCGAGTCTACGCTACCTCTCTCTCAGTGATTACATGCTTAAGGTTGATAACCTTCAATGGATTTCTGGTCTCTCTCATTTGGAACACCTGGACATGAACTCTGTTGATCTTAGCAAAGCATCCGACTGGTTGCAAGTCACAAACATGCTCCCCTCTTTGAAAGAGTTGCATATGTTCGACTACAGACTTGATCACATTCCACCTCTGCCTTCAATTAATTTTACTTCGCTTGCCATTCTCGATCTTTCTGCAAACATGTTTGCTTCTTCGATTCCAAAATGGGTTTTCAGTCTTGAAAATCTAGTTTCTCTTTCCCTCGGTAACTGTGGTTTCCGGGGTCCAATCCCAAACTATCCACAAAACATCAGCTCTCTCAGGGAAATTGATTTCTCGTTGAACAATCTTAGTCTTCCGATACCCAAATGGCTGTTCAACCATAAAGACCTTGCTTCTTTGAATCTAGGATACAATTCTCTTGAAGGACCAATTCCACATGGTATTCTAAACATGACTGGTCTTAAAGTTCTTAATCTCGAGTCGAACCTCTTCAATTGTACTATACCTGAATGGCTGTACAGTTTTAGCAATCTCGAGTCCTTGTTTCTTTCTAACAATCACTTGCAGGGTGAAATTTCAAGCTCCGTTGGAAAATTGACATCCATTGTTAGCCTTCGGTTGGATAATAATCAGCTGGAAGGGAAAATCCCAAAGTCATTGGAAAAGCTTTGTAAGTTGATGGATCTTGATCTGTCGATGAACAACTTCACAGTTGGAAAGGTATCAGAAATCATCGACAGTTTGTCCGGTGTGTGTGCTTCAGCTAAAATGAAGTCTTTGTCGTTGAGTTATTGCAATCTTTCTGGTCATTTGACAGAGAAGATAGgagattttaaaaatttaagcaACCTTGATCTTTCTGGTAATTCAATATCAGGTCCCGTTCCAGTGTCACTAGGGAATTTTTCATTCCTAGTAAACCTAGACATCTCTGACAATCAATTCAATGGGACACTTCCAGAAATTATTGGTCAGCTCGAATTTCTTACGAATTTGGATGTGTCATATAATTCATTAGAAGGCGTGGTGTCTGAAGTCCATTTTACTAGGCTCACAAGACTGCTGGAGTTCAATGCAAAAGGAAACTCATTCATTCTGAATACTAGTAAAAAATGGCTTCCTCCTTTTCAACTTCACCAGTTATACCTAGATTCTTGGCATTTGGGGCCTGAATTGCCTAACTGGCTTCGATCACAAACTCAAGTTTGGTCTCTAAGCTTGTCGAATACAGGGATTTCGGGTGCAATTCCAACTTGGTTTTGGAACTTATCTTCCCAATTACTTTATTTGAATATCTCTCACAATCAATTGTGTGGAGAGGTTCAAGATATGGTGGTTGGCCCTTCATTAGTGATCGACATGGGTTCTAACCGGTTCAATGGTTCATTACCTTTGGTTCCCTCCACAGTTTATATGCTagatctttccaattcatccttttCCGGATCTGTCTCCCGCTTCTTTTGTGATAGTGTGGACGAACCAAAAGAACTCTATCTTCTCAATCTTGGAAAAAATCttctcaccggaaaaattccTGATtgttggatgaattggcaaaagTTGGCGGTCTTAAATTTGGAAAGCAACAATTTAACTGGGtacattccaagctccattggATACTTGTTCAACCTCAAATCATTGCAGTTGCTCAATAATCAACTATCCGGAGAATTACCTCTGTCCCTACAGAACTGTACCGAGTTGTCTgttgttgaccttggtgggaatAAGTTTATCGGAAGCTTGCCAATGTGGATAGGGAAAAGCCTCTCAAATTTGATGCTTTTGAACTTCCGTTCGAACAAGCTTCATGGAGACATTCCTCATGAACTCTGTAATCTCATAAATCTCCAAATCTTGGACCTAGCGGATAACAATCTTTCAGGGACAATACCAAGATGCTTCCACAATTTTAGTGCCATGGCCACCTTGTCAAATTCAAACAGTCCGAATATTTTGTTGTTTGACATTTTTTCTTATGGGAGGTACCTAGTCGAAGCAATCCTGGTGACCAAGGGTAGAAAAGTGGAATATCGCGAAATTCTTGGATTGGTAACTAGCATGGACCTTTCGAACAACATTATATCCGGAGAGATCCCTGAGGAACTGACCAGCCTACTCCATTTACGAACACTGAACTTATCAAAAAATCTTTTGACTGGAGGAATCCCTTCAAAGGTTGGAAACTTGAGACGAATTGAATCTCTTGACTTTTCGATGAACCAGCTTGATGGAGAAATTCCTCAAAGCATGAGGAGTTTGACATTCTTGAGTCACTTAAACTTGTCCGACAACAATTTGATGGGACAGATTCCAGAAAGCACTCAGCTCCAGAGCCTTGATCCGTCCAGCTTTATCGGCAATGAACTCTGTGGTGCTCCACTTGACGATTGCAGTGCAACTCGGGTGATACCGGCAGCAGTTGAGAAAGACAGAGAATACAATTTGCTTGAAGACAAGTGGTTCTATGTTAGCTTGGGATTGGGATTCATGTTCGGTTTTTGGACTTTACTTGGTTTGTTGCTGGTTGACACGCCATTGAGCAATGTTATCTTAAGATTCCTAAATAGTATCGTAGGAAAAATTTATGGTGTAATTGTTGTATAA